TCGGCCATGTAGCCGTTGCCGCCGAAGACCTGGACGGCTGCGGACGCCACGTCGACCGCGGCCCGGGCCGAGTACAGCTTCATGGCCGACGCCTCCGCCAGCGACGGCCGCCGCCCGGCGTCGGCCATGGCGATGTAGCCGAGGACCAGGTTCTCCACGTTGAGCCTCGCCACCTCCATGTCCGCCAGCTTCAGCTGCACCAGCTGGAAGTCGCCGATGCGACGACCGAACTGCACGCGGTCCCGGGCGTAGTCGACGGCCAGCTCGAGGCACCGCTCGATGACGCCGAGGGCCATGGCGGCCACGCCGGCCCGCTCGGTGGCGAAGTTGGCCCGCACGCCGTCCTGGGCCTTGGCGTCCCCGCCCGCGGACGAGCGCAGCAGCCGGTCGGCGCCGACCCGGACGTCGGCGAGCGAGACCTCGCCGGTCGGCGACGAGTGAAGCCCCAGCTTGCGCAAGGGCCCGCTTTGCGCCAAGCCCGGCATGCCCCGGTCGAGGACGAACGTGAGGACCTCGCGGTCCTTCGGCGGGCGCCCGTCGTCGAGCTTGCAGATCACGACGAGCGTGTCGGCATAGGGCCCGTTGGTGATGAAGGTCTTGGACCCGTTGAGGACGAAGCCGTCGCCGTCGGGCCGGGCGACGGTGCGCATCGAGCCGAAGGCGTCGGAGCCGGAGTCCGGTTCGGTGATCGCCCAGGCGCCGACCTTCTCCAGGGTCAGGAGGGGAGGCGCCCAACGCTCCCGCTGTTCGGCCGAACCGGACCGGAGGATCGTTCCGGCCGCCAGGCCGACGCTCACGCCGAGGGCCGTGACCAGCCCGGGGCACCATCTGCTGAGCTCGATCATCGGGATCAGGACCTCGGCGGCCGAGCTCCGGGGTGAGCGATCGGCCGCTCCGGTGCCGGGCCCGTCCGCTCGGCGCGCACTGGCCCGCCGGAAGCGATCGAGCGCGGCGTCGCCGAGCCCGAAGGCGGCGTAGTACGAGCGGAGGACCCCGTAGGGAGGGAGGTCGCCCAGCTCGAGCTCGGTCCTCCGCGGCGCGACCTCGGCCTCGACGAAGCGCCGCACGACCCGGCGGAACTCCTGCTGCTCCTCCGTCCATCCGGTCACGATCCACGTACTCCAACCACGTCGACGATTGTGAAGGAATTATTCCGGTTGTGTCAAGCCGTGGCCCGCCTCCCACATGCCGAGGAGGTCGGTCGTCACCTCGGCAACGCAGGCGAGCACGTCACGCCGGGCACGTGCGTCCCCGAAGCGCCGGGCCAGCGAGACAGCCGGCACGGTCATGGCCGGATCGA
This is a stretch of genomic DNA from Acidimicrobiales bacterium. It encodes these proteins:
- a CDS encoding acyl-CoA dehydrogenase family protein gives rise to the protein MTGWTEEQQEFRRVVRRFVEAEVAPRRTELELGDLPPYGVLRSYYAAFGLGDAALDRFRRASARRADGPGTGAADRSPRSSAAEVLIPMIELSRWCPGLVTALGVSVGLAAGTILRSGSAEQRERWAPPLLTLEKVGAWAITEPDSGSDAFGSMRTVARPDGDGFVLNGSKTFITNGPYADTLVVICKLDDGRPPKDREVLTFVLDRGMPGLAQSGPLRKLGLHSSPTGEVSLADVRVGADRLLRSSAGGDAKAQDGVRANFATERAGVAAMALGVIERCLELAVDYARDRVQFGRRIGDFQLVQLKLADMEVARLNVENLVLGYIAMADAGRRPSLAEASAMKLYSARAAVDVASAAVQVFGGNGYMAENHVEQLYRDARVFQIYGGTDEIQVTHIARDLLR